From Bacteroides uniformis:
ACGGCAATGCGGGCATTCTTGCGTTCGCGGCGCCGGTTGCCGTCGAACAGATTGAAGCCGACCGTGACGCCGAAGTTCAGACCGAGGTTGCTGCGGCGGCTGTTGGCAGAGATGTCATACTTGTTGAGGGTGTAGCCGTATCCGCCGTTCATCTTCACGTATGGGTAGTCGCGCGAGCAGACTTTCTTGTAGTCCAGACGGGCCAGGGTATTGTTCTGTTCGGCACGTAGCAGTGAGGCGTTGATGGTGAGGGTGGCGTTCCACAGCTCCTCGAAGTTCAGGGAGGCGGTCACGTTGATGAGGCTGTCTTGTATGATAAACGGCTGGTCTACATCTTTGTTTGCCATGAGTTCGTTCAGCTGGATACGTGAGGTGTGCAGCAGTTCCTGCTGTTTCATGTATTGGGCACTGTCGGCATTGAAGTCCACTTTGGCCTGCTGGTAGTCCAGGCGCGAGAAGTTACCGATGTGGTAACGCTCTTCCACAATGCGCAGGCGCTCTTTGGATAGCGATACGGCATAACGGAAGTTCTTCAAGCGGATTTTTTGCTGAACATAGTTATAGTATTCGGCGGCTATGTTGGCTATCAGGTCCTCGATGGCGATGCGCGTATTGGTCTCGCCTTGGCGTTCCAGCTCCTTGAGCCGTTGGTAGTTGGCGGTAATGTTGAAACCGTCGAAGATGGTCCAGTTCAGGTTGATGCCTGCATCGAGAGTTTGGTCAAATACTCCGTTGTCCTTGGTTGTCTCTCCGGTGGCTCGGGCTTTGGTCTCGGTATTGTCTATGGTTCCCTTGTAGCCGGCGGAGAGGTCCAGTGTGGGCAGGTAGCCCGCATTGCCCAATGTGGCGTTGTTCTTGCTGACCTGCTCTTCATTGCGGACAATGCGCAGGGAGTAGTTGTTCAGCAATCCCTGCTCCAGGCAGGACTTCAAGGTGTAGGTAGGCGCAGGCTGTGCATAAAGGCCCAGCGCTGTGCAGGCAGTGGCTATGAAAATTAAAACAATGCGTTTCATTCGGTCTTCAGTTTACTTCGGTTCGTTGATACATAACTATATATGGCAGGCACGATGTACATCGTCAGCAGTGTGGAGATGAGCATGCCGCCTACGACGGCAGTACCCATGGCGATGCGCTGGTTGCAGCCTTCGCCGGTGGCGTAGGCAAGCGGTATCAATCCCAGGATGGTGGAGGCACTCGTCATCAGGATGGGGCGCAGACGTTGCAGGGAGGCGTCCTTGATGGCTCGCATCTTGTCTTCACCCGCTTCCTGCTTCTGATTGGCGAACTCCACAATCAGGATACCGTTCTTTGCTACCAGACCAATCAGCATGATGATGCCAATCTGGCTGAATATATTCATCGTGATGTCTCCGAAATACATGAATACCAGCGCGCCGGCAATGGCGAGAGGCACCGTCAGCATGATAATCAGCGGGTCTTTGAAGCTCTCGAACTGGGCGGCCAGAATCAGGTAAATCAGCACGATGGCAAGGATGAAGGCGAACATCAGACTGGAGGAGCTTTCGCGATACTCCTTGGAGTCTCCGGTCAGTGCGGTACGGAAGGTCTCGTCCAGTGTCTCCTTGGCAATCTTGTCCATTTCGTCCAGTCCTTGCCCGATGGTCTTCCCGTCGGCAAGCCCCGCGGAGATGGTGGCGGACACGAAACGGTTGTAACGGTACAGTTTCGGAGGGGCGATACCGCCGGTCAGCTCTATCAGGTTGTCCAGCTGCACCATGTTCCCGTTGTCGCTTCGGATATAGATACCTTTCAGGTCGGCGGGCTTGTTGCGTTGCTGGCGGTTGATTTCGCCCAATATCTCGTATTGCTTTCCGTTCATGTAGAAGTAGCCCATACGCTGTCCGCTCAAGCCGTATTGCAGAGTTTGGGCAATGTTCTTGGTGCTTACGCCCATGATACTCGCCTTGTCACGGTTGATGTTGATGCGCGCTTCAGGCTTGCTGAACTTCAGGTTTACGTCTGCCATCTGGAATACCGGATTTTCGTAGACCTTCGTCATGAACTTGGGGAGCACCTCCTGCAATTTCTCGATATTAGTTGCCTGCAATACATACTGCACGGGCATACCGCCGCGCCGTCCTCCGAATGAGGAGGACTGCTGTACGAAAGAGCGTGCCATGGTCTTTTTCTGCACTGCCTTCGACAACTTTTCGGCAACCTCCATCTGGGTATAGTCACGGTCTTTCATGTCTTTCAGTGTGATACGTACGTTACCGCTACCACTGGATACACGCGCTGTTACCGCTTCTGCATCCGGGATAATGGAGTCCACCAGATGATTGATGTCTTCGGTATAGTCGCGGATATATTCGTAAGTCACTCCTTCGGCACCCATTGTATTGATACTGATTTGCGAACGGTCCTCCAATGGCGCCATTTCAGCCGGGATAGTATTCCAAAGGACTCCGATAAGCAGGATGGTGACGATGGTGAAGGGCAGGGCAATCCAGCGCCGTTTCAGGAAGGCGGCCAGTGACTGGCTGTATACCCGGTTCATCCCTTCGAAGAAAGGTTCGGTCTTGCGATAGAACCAGCTCTGCTGTTCCCTTTTGATTAAAAGTTTGGTGGCAAGCATCGGCGTAAAAGTCAATGCGGCGAAGGAGGAGATAATCACCGAACCGGAGACCACGATACTGAATTCGCGGAACAGTCGTCCTGTCGTACCGTCCATGAATACAATAGGGAAGAATACCGCCACCAGCGTAATGGTAGTGGAGATGACGGCAAAGAAAATCTCCTTGGCTCCTTCTATGCCGGCTTCTTTCGGGGGCATCCCTTTCTCGATGCGGACATAAATGTTCTCCGTCATCACGATGGCGTCGTCCACCACCAAGCCCACGGCAAGCACCACGGCAAGCATGGAGAGCACATTGATGGAGAAACCGGCCAGATACATGATGAAGAAAGCTCCAATCAGCGAAACGGGGATTACAATACATGGCACAAGCGTCACACGCCAATCGCGCAAGAAGAGGAAAATGATGATGATAACCAGTACAAAGGCCTCATACACCGTCTGCTTCACCTCGTCGATAGAAGCGCGGATAAACTTGGTATTGTCAAAACCGTAGTTGTAATGAACATCTTCGGGAAGGTCTTTCTTCATCTTCTCCATGCGGTCATATACGGCGTTGGCTATTTCAATGTGGTTGGCACCCGGCTGCGGAATTACTACGACACCTACCATGGGCACACCGTTCATCTTCATATAACTTTTGATGTCGGCTGGTCCCAGTTCGGCACGTCCAATGTCGCTGAAGCGGACAATACGGTTACCGTCTTCCTTCAGGATAAGATTGTTGAACTCTTCGGCTGTATGCATCAGACCCAACGTACGGATGGTGAGCTCGGTAGTGTTTCCTTCGATACTTCCGGAAGGGAGCTCTACGTTTTCGTTGTCCACCGCATTCTTTACATCCAGAGGAGTGATTCCATAGCCGGACATCTTGATGGGGTCCAGCCAAAGCCGCATGGAATAGCGCTTTTCTCCCCAGATACTTACACTACTTACATCTGAAATAGTCTGAAGCTGCTCCTTGACAGTCAGGTCGGCTATTTCACTGAGCTCCAGTAGGGAACGTTTGTCACTTTGGAGGGCAACCATCAGGATAGGGGTGGCGTCCGCATCGGCTTTTGATACGGTAGGCGGGTCACAGTCACGAGGCAGATAGCGTTGTGCACGCGACACTTTATCACGTACGTCGTTGGCGGCGGTTTCCAGGTCAACGGAAAGCTCAAACTCTACTGTAATGCGTGATGAGCCTTGCTGGCTGACACTGGAGAGGGAGCGTATGCCGGGAATACCGTTGATGTTCTGCTCCAGAGGCTCCGTTATCTGGTTCTCGATGACATCGGCGTTGGCACCCGGATAGGAGCAGGATACTGATATGATGGGATTGTCTACAGATGGGTACTCGCGTACACCCAGATAATTGTAGCCGATGAAGCCAAACAGCAGGATTATCAGGGTAAGTACTGTCGAGAGTACCGGTCGCCGTATACTTAATTCGGATATATTCATTCTTTACAATTGATAATTAACGGTTGATAATTGACAGTTGTCAATTGATATTGTCCAGTGTTACCGGTAGTCCGGTACGGAGTTGCAGGGTTCCCGAGGTGATGATGGTATCTCCTGCCTGCAAGCCTTGCAATACTTGTACTTCCGCTTCCGTACGGATTCCCGTAGTAATCTCTACCGGCTGGGCTTTTCCCGACTTATAGAGGAATATCTTGTCTTTTCCCATTTCCGGCACAATGGCTTCGGACGGTACGGCAAGGGCGTCCTGAATTTCATCCTTGTTCAGCTTGATGCTGGCATAGCGGCCCGGAAGCACAGCTCCGTTGGCATTGGGATAAAGTGCACGGATTGTCAGGGTATGGGTAGTAGGGTCTATCTTTGATTCGCGTGCATAAACCGTGGCGTGGAAGGTA
This genomic window contains:
- a CDS encoding TolC family protein, which translates into the protein MKRIVLIFIATACTALGLYAQPAPTYTLKSCLEQGLLNNYSLRIVRNEEQVSKNNATLGNAGYLPTLDLSAGYKGTIDNTETKARATGETTKDNGVFDQTLDAGINLNWTIFDGFNITANYQRLKELERQGETNTRIAIEDLIANIAAEYYNYVQQKIRLKNFRYAVSLSKERLRIVEERYHIGNFSRLDYQQAKVDFNADSAQYMKQQELLHTSRIQLNELMANKDVDQPFIIQDSLINVTASLNFEELWNATLTINASLLRAEQNNTLARLDYKKVCSRDYPYVKMNGGYGYTLNKYDISANSRRSNLGLNFGVTVGFNLFDGNRRRERKNARIAVQNARLEREQLEQALRADLSNLWQAYQNNLQMLNLERQNLVAAKENHEIAMERYMLGNLSGIEMREAQKSLLDAEERILSAEYDTKLCEISLLQISGKVARYME
- a CDS encoding efflux RND transporter permease subunit is translated as MNISELSIRRPVLSTVLTLIILLFGFIGYNYLGVREYPSVDNPIISVSCSYPGANADVIENQITEPLEQNINGIPGIRSLSSVSQQGSSRITVEFELSVDLETAANDVRDKVSRAQRYLPRDCDPPTVSKADADATPILMVALQSDKRSLLELSEIADLTVKEQLQTISDVSSVSIWGEKRYSMRLWLDPIKMSGYGITPLDVKNAVDNENVELPSGSIEGNTTELTIRTLGLMHTAEEFNNLILKEDGNRIVRFSDIGRAELGPADIKSYMKMNGVPMVGVVVIPQPGANHIEIANAVYDRMEKMKKDLPEDVHYNYGFDNTKFIRASIDEVKQTVYEAFVLVIIIIFLFLRDWRVTLVPCIVIPVSLIGAFFIMYLAGFSINVLSMLAVVLAVGLVVDDAIVMTENIYVRIEKGMPPKEAGIEGAKEIFFAVISTTITLVAVFFPIVFMDGTTGRLFREFSIVVSGSVIISSFAALTFTPMLATKLLIKREQQSWFYRKTEPFFEGMNRVYSQSLAAFLKRRWIALPFTIVTILLIGVLWNTIPAEMAPLEDRSQISINTMGAEGVTYEYIRDYTEDINHLVDSIIPDAEAVTARVSSGSGNVRITLKDMKDRDYTQMEVAEKLSKAVQKKTMARSFVQQSSSFGGRRGGMPVQYVLQATNIEKLQEVLPKFMTKVYENPVFQMADVNLKFSKPEARININRDKASIMGVSTKNIAQTLQYGLSGQRMGYFYMNGKQYEILGEINRQQRNKPADLKGIYIRSDNGNMVQLDNLIELTGGIAPPKLYRYNRFVSATISAGLADGKTIGQGLDEMDKIAKETLDETFRTALTGDSKEYRESSSSLMFAFILAIVLIYLILAAQFESFKDPLIIMLTVPLAIAGALVFMYFGDITMNIFSQIGIIMLIGLVAKNGILIVEFANQKQEAGEDKMRAIKDASLQRLRPILMTSASTILGLIPLAYATGEGCNQRIAMGTAVVGGMLISTLLTMYIVPAIYSYVSTNRSKLKTE